A window of the Desulforapulum autotrophicum HRM2 genome harbors these coding sequences:
- a CDS encoding aldehyde ferredoxin oxidoreductase family protein gives MANSKGGHFGRILEIDLTHQKTKTVNIDSDTCKQYMGGCGLGTHLLFNRLETKQDPTAENSPVFVGVGPLTGTACASTRCSFVNKSPYTGLLSHAEVGGFFGNEIKWAGWDGILITGKSKKPVYLLIQDDRVTFKDAGNLWGKDTHVTEETIIEDSHDSGTKVACIGPGGENEVPYACVQVERFRAAARTGTGALMGNKKLKAIAVRGTKFVPVADRELFHKNAAANKQFSIDHEGWQGIKRWGTAGLLELKHHVTGSLITKNFQTTWYPDIEEIGAEEANRRFWKRHTACYNCPNHCMKLGVIRGGKYDGLIAEGPEYETGGLLGSNLGIADFDLMMGAIEMCDAMGLDAISTGGSIGFVMELFQREILTAKDLDGMTLEWGDGEAVVEVIKKIAYKEGKVGQLLSKGVKQMAEEIGGEAMDYACIVKGKEMAAHDPRGDKPRGVSYAMGTCGGDHHEGNSPKGQAARCMHNSLVICSFVGGYWSPKMFTDLLNPLCGWNMSEADFWATGKRIRTIERCFNVREGISRKDDTLPKRMLTEKLPEGPKKGVLFSPEEIKKVQDEYYAYFGWDANGIPTEATLKSLGLEFAIDSVKKSMA, from the coding sequence ATGGCCAATTCAAAAGGCGGACATTTCGGAAGAATACTGGAGATCGACCTGACCCATCAGAAAACCAAAACGGTAAATATTGATTCAGATACCTGTAAACAATATATGGGCGGTTGTGGTCTGGGAACACACTTACTTTTTAATCGGCTCGAGACAAAACAGGACCCCACTGCTGAAAACAGCCCTGTTTTTGTCGGAGTGGGTCCTCTTACCGGTACGGCCTGTGCTTCCACCCGGTGCAGTTTTGTTAATAAAAGTCCCTATACGGGTTTATTAAGCCATGCCGAAGTCGGCGGTTTTTTTGGTAATGAAATCAAATGGGCCGGATGGGATGGGATTCTGATCACGGGTAAATCCAAAAAACCGGTTTACCTGCTGATTCAAGATGACAGGGTCACGTTTAAAGATGCAGGTAACCTGTGGGGAAAAGATACCCATGTAACCGAGGAAACCATTATTGAAGACAGTCATGATTCCGGCACCAAGGTGGCCTGCATCGGGCCGGGTGGTGAAAATGAGGTCCCCTATGCCTGTGTACAGGTCGAGCGGTTCCGCGCGGCTGCCCGGACCGGCACCGGGGCTCTCATGGGAAATAAAAAGCTCAAAGCCATTGCAGTCCGGGGGACCAAATTCGTACCCGTTGCGGACCGGGAACTTTTTCACAAGAATGCTGCAGCCAATAAGCAGTTTTCAATTGACCATGAAGGTTGGCAGGGCATCAAACGCTGGGGCACGGCAGGCCTACTTGAACTTAAACACCATGTAACCGGCTCTTTGATCACCAAAAATTTTCAAACCACCTGGTATCCGGACATCGAAGAAATCGGTGCCGAAGAGGCTAACCGTCGGTTCTGGAAAAGGCACACGGCCTGTTACAATTGTCCGAACCATTGTATGAAACTCGGGGTGATCCGCGGCGGGAAGTATGACGGCCTCATTGCTGAAGGCCCTGAATATGAAACCGGTGGCCTTTTGGGAAGTAACCTGGGAATTGCTGATTTTGACCTGATGATGGGCGCCATAGAAATGTGTGACGCCATGGGACTGGATGCCATATCCACTGGCGGGTCCATTGGGTTTGTCATGGAGCTTTTTCAGCGGGAAATCCTCACAGCCAAGGATTTGGATGGAATGACCCTTGAATGGGGAGATGGTGAAGCGGTTGTGGAAGTCATCAAAAAGATTGCTTATAAAGAAGGCAAGGTTGGTCAACTGCTATCCAAGGGTGTCAAACAGATGGCCGAAGAAATCGGCGGTGAAGCCATGGATTATGCCTGCATTGTCAAGGGCAAGGAAATGGCCGCCCATGATCCTCGAGGAGACAAGCCCCGGGGGGTCAGTTATGCCATGGGAACCTGTGGCGGGGATCACCATGAGGGCAACAGTCCGAAAGGTCAGGCGGCAAGATGTATGCACAATTCCCTTGTTATCTGTTCTTTTGTGGGCGGATACTGGTCTCCGAAAATGTTCACGGATCTGCTCAATCCCCTGTGCGGGTGGAATATGTCCGAGGCGGATTTCTGGGCCACGGGCAAGCGAATCCGGACGATAGAGCGATGTTTTAACGTCCGGGAAGGAATCAGCCGTAAGGATGATACGCTTCCCAAACGGATGCTGACGGAAAAACTGCCTGAGGGACCGAAAAAAGGGGTTTTATTTTCACCTGAAGAAATAAAAAAGGTGCAGGATGAGTATTATGCCTATTTCGGGTGGGATGCAAATGGTATCCCCACTGAAGCAACACTTAAATCCCTGGGGCTTGAGTTTGCCATTGACTCGGTTAAAAAATCAATGGCCTGA
- a CDS encoding TetR/AcrR family transcriptional regulator, with translation MDPRGHDENQYTKGKMKRRLNADIQKPKIVKHFYKTILAEGFEGASIAKVAKRMEIHPSLILYYFNNKENLTLALVDFVIDEYGRLLKTFRSKDLTPEDRLTQLLESIWNRDFYERIKIAGSFAVLAVSFRNPVIHEKIRELYRMFKTFLVREFTFLMDHQVISINEPAHAAEVIMTMIEGSRHFRMFIIDDDQMNRYNQDMIGAARHFLTAMAGAGVSAHGRNER, from the coding sequence TTGGACCCCAGGGGCCATGATGAAAATCAATACACAAAGGGAAAAATGAAACGAAGACTCAACGCAGACATACAAAAGCCTAAAATTGTCAAACATTTCTATAAAACCATTCTTGCCGAAGGCTTTGAAGGAGCATCCATTGCCAAGGTGGCCAAGCGCATGGAAATCCATCCCAGCCTGATTCTCTATTATTTCAACAACAAGGAAAACCTCACCCTTGCCCTGGTTGATTTTGTGATTGATGAATATGGCAGGCTGCTCAAGACGTTCAGGTCAAAGGACCTTACACCCGAAGATCGCCTGACCCAGCTGCTTGAATCCATCTGGAACCGGGATTTCTACGAACGAATTAAAATTGCAGGATCTTTTGCCGTGCTTGCAGTCAGTTTTCGTAATCCTGTAATTCACGAAAAAATCAGGGAACTCTACCGGATGTTTAAAACCTTTCTGGTCCGGGAGTTTACATTTTTGATGGATCACCAGGTGATTTCCATTAATGAACCAGCCCATGCCGCCGAGGTTATCATGACCATGATCGAAGGATCCCGGCATTTCAGGATGTTTATCATAGATGACGATCAGATGAACCGCTACAATCAGGATATGATCGGTGCAGCCCGTCATTTTCTAACCGCCATGGCCGGAGCAGGGGTATCGGCCCACGGCCGCAATGAACGATGA
- the moaA gene encoding GTP 3',8-cyclase MoaA, with amino-acid sequence MDRYHRHLNYLRVSITDRCNLRCLYCIPDGIFPMLSHEEILTYEEILRIVKTGSKMGISKVRITGGEPLVRKGACDFLSRLSKIKGLLDISLTTNGVLLEKNIEQIKAAGIHRINVSLDTLQPKKYKQITRMNMFKRVWDGIMAAHAAGFSPIKLNVVVMKGINDDEIEDLARLTFTYPFHVRFIEYMPIGPESIESGRILSGEGILKRLSVLGELLPIENIRTDGPARRYRYKGAPGEIGLIFAMSNPFCSACNRLRLTASGQIRPCLLSDEQIDLKGPMRNGCTDEELAGLFIEAARTKKRRHHLGDKNAHRLNGRMSAIGG; translated from the coding sequence ATGGATCGTTATCATCGCCACCTCAATTACCTGCGGGTTTCCATTACAGATCGTTGTAATTTGAGATGTTTATATTGTATCCCAGACGGAATTTTCCCCATGCTTTCCCATGAGGAAATCCTTACCTATGAGGAGATTTTGCGAATTGTAAAAACAGGGTCGAAAATGGGTATCTCCAAGGTGCGGATAACCGGGGGTGAACCCCTGGTGAGAAAAGGGGCGTGTGATTTTTTAAGCCGGCTTTCAAAAATCAAAGGCCTTTTGGATATTTCCCTCACCACCAATGGGGTGCTGCTTGAAAAAAACATTGAACAGATAAAGGCTGCAGGGATACACCGAATTAACGTCAGTCTTGATACCCTGCAACCCAAAAAGTATAAGCAGATCACCCGGATGAATATGTTTAAACGCGTCTGGGATGGCATAATGGCGGCCCATGCTGCCGGGTTTTCACCCATAAAACTCAATGTGGTGGTCATGAAGGGGATCAATGACGATGAAATAGAAGATCTTGCCCGCCTGACGTTCACGTATCCCTTTCATGTAAGATTTATTGAATATATGCCCATTGGTCCGGAATCAATAGAATCCGGCAGGATTCTTTCTGGAGAGGGAATTCTTAAACGCCTGTCTGTACTGGGCGAGTTATTACCCATTGAAAATATACGAACGGACGGTCCTGCCCGGCGATATCGGTACAAGGGCGCACCCGGTGAGATCGGGTTGATTTTTGCCATGAGCAACCCTTTTTGCAGCGCCTGTAATCGTCTGAGGCTGACCGCCAGCGGCCAGATTCGGCCCTGTCTGTTGTCGGATGAACAGATTGATTTAAAAGGTCCTATGAGAAACGGCTGCACAGATGAAGAACTGGCCGGGTTATTTATCGAGGCGGCCCGCACAAAAAAGAGGCGGCACCACCTTGGGGATAAAAATGCCCACAGGCTTAACGGCAGGATGTCTGCCATTGGGGGATAG
- a CDS encoding PAS domain S-box protein, with protein sequence MKISIRWAMVLGCLGLIWGMQILITSSTYISSQRMLVGHARDVMQNIADLTMTQSQNHLQVAQRAAHLTKRLLASEVVGSGNQQDTVLEQYFLDQLSLYAHFAGIYIGMPNGNFYYVSRNDAHSPKGYRTKVIDHPNGVKRTRLIWRNHEGSIIETSEAPADTYDPRQRPWYQKALADRAIIWTDPYIHFTSQKPGITVAGPIFRGNGQLQSIVGVDIEIDELSTFISKLRIGKHGRAFMLNNNGDVVAFPDISKIKQEDGTPDHSFRMVKIDELDDELSRKAFHAIKWQRTENGLLKLNSSQFAKFSHNGKVYNTMFTQFTDSHWPWMIGVYIPENDYLGALKENRLFNYWITLILSVITTLVGLQLSRSITHPLMGLEEEALAIKQHDLTTSFKTRSIFKEIDETSAAFSQMKASLQTSEEKYRRIFENIQDIYFECSIEGDILEVSPSVEKLIHLGRKEIIGTRLMGFLKDFNDYELFLSKLFADGSVSDHEVTLVNKNGKIGYGSVTATLKCNDAGDGEKIIGSLRIITLRKKADLKLRRYQDQLEDLVEERTADLQKSNGQLRNEIEVRREKEEALRRSEEKYRSIIENTSNGYYEVDLDNRLTFFNDSLAQILGYPAEELNGIDYSILLDADSLRRMAEKPSSMYQSGENGNLSRLTIIRKDGGLRTVDVSTACILDKNGKRIGSRGVVLDISERLNAEKEKKKLEERLHQIQRLEGIGTLAGGVAHDFNNLLMGIQGNISLMMLKVDPSGYNYKKLKSIESCVISGTKLTQQLLGFARGGKYMAKALDFNQIIMDTARMFGRTRKELQIEEKIENDLWTVIADKNQIEQVLLNIYINAWQAMQGGGTVLINAKNMVLEAAFSQPLDIKPGRYLCISISDTGTGIDPAIQARIFEPFFTTKGMGRGTGLGLASAYGIIKNHDGAIDFVSQPGKGTTFYIYLPASDDDVTHESAQTTTISKGSETVLLIDDEEVILQVGEPMLESLGYNVMTASDGKMAVEIFRQLSHEIDLVILDVIMPGMGGGEVLDMLKAISPQSRVLLSSGYSISEQVEEILSRGCIGFIQKPFSLEELSTRLRCIFDS encoded by the coding sequence ATGAAAATTTCAATTCGATGGGCAATGGTTCTTGGTTGTCTTGGTCTTATTTGGGGCATGCAGATTCTGATCACTTCATCTACCTACATTTCATCCCAGCGGATGTTGGTCGGGCATGCACGTGACGTGATGCAGAACATTGCGGATCTGACCATGACCCAATCCCAAAACCATCTACAGGTGGCCCAGAGAGCGGCCCATCTGACCAAACGCCTTCTCGCCTCAGAGGTGGTTGGCAGTGGCAACCAGCAGGATACCGTTCTGGAACAGTATTTTCTGGATCAATTATCTTTATATGCACATTTCGCCGGCATTTATATCGGTATGCCCAATGGAAATTTTTATTATGTCAGTCGCAATGATGCCCATTCTCCCAAAGGGTATCGAACCAAGGTGATCGATCATCCCAATGGTGTGAAAAGAACCCGGCTGATATGGCGGAATCATGAAGGCAGCATCATTGAAACGTCTGAAGCGCCCGCTGACACCTATGATCCCCGACAGCGGCCCTGGTATCAAAAGGCCCTTGCCGACCGGGCAATTATCTGGACAGACCCCTACATTCATTTTACATCTCAAAAACCCGGTATAACGGTGGCCGGCCCTATTTTTCGGGGAAATGGCCAACTACAGAGCATCGTTGGCGTGGACATTGAAATCGATGAACTGTCCACCTTCATCAGCAAACTGCGTATCGGCAAGCACGGCCGTGCATTTATGCTCAACAACAACGGTGATGTTGTGGCTTTTCCCGACATTTCAAAAATTAAACAGGAAGACGGCACCCCAGATCACTCTTTTAGAATGGTAAAAATCGATGAACTCGACGATGAATTGAGTCGTAAGGCCTTTCATGCCATCAAATGGCAGCGCACAGAAAACGGTTTGCTTAAACTCAACAGCTCCCAGTTTGCCAAATTCTCCCATAATGGCAAGGTGTACAACACCATGTTCACCCAATTTACCGATTCACACTGGCCCTGGATGATCGGGGTTTATATACCGGAAAACGACTATCTCGGGGCGCTCAAGGAAAATCGTTTGTTTAATTACTGGATCACTTTGATCCTTTCGGTGATTACCACCCTGGTCGGTCTGCAATTATCTCGCAGTATCACACACCCATTGATGGGACTGGAGGAAGAAGCCCTTGCCATCAAGCAGCATGATTTAACCACCAGCTTCAAAACCCGCTCAATATTTAAAGAGATAGACGAAACCTCCGCTGCCTTTTCACAAATGAAGGCTTCGCTGCAGACCAGTGAAGAGAAGTATCGCAGGATCTTTGAAAATATTCAGGACATCTATTTTGAATGCTCCATTGAAGGCGACATCCTCGAAGTAAGCCCCTCTGTAGAAAAATTGATCCACCTGGGCCGCAAGGAGATTATCGGAACCAGACTCATGGGGTTTTTGAAAGATTTTAATGATTACGAACTTTTTTTATCCAAGCTCTTTGCTGACGGTTCAGTCAGTGACCATGAGGTTACGCTGGTTAACAAAAACGGCAAAATCGGTTACGGCTCGGTTACGGCCACGTTGAAATGCAATGATGCCGGTGATGGGGAAAAAATCATCGGTTCCCTGCGCATTATCACCCTTAGAAAAAAAGCCGACCTCAAGCTGCGCCGTTACCAGGATCAGCTGGAGGATCTTGTCGAAGAACGCACAGCGGATCTGCAGAAAAGCAATGGACAACTACGCAATGAAATTGAAGTGCGCAGGGAAAAAGAAGAGGCACTCAGGCGAAGTGAAGAAAAGTACCGATCAATCATAGAGAATACCAGCAACGGCTATTATGAAGTGGATCTTGACAATCGTCTGACCTTTTTCAACGATTCTCTGGCCCAGATTCTGGGATATCCAGCTGAAGAACTTAACGGTATTGATTATTCCATTCTGCTTGATGCAGATTCCTTACGGCGGATGGCTGAAAAGCCATCCAGCATGTATCAATCCGGGGAAAACGGGAACCTGTCCCGTTTGACGATTATTCGCAAGGATGGTGGACTGCGGACCGTAGATGTTTCAACCGCGTGCATTCTTGATAAGAATGGCAAGAGAATCGGCTCTCGTGGTGTTGTCCTGGATATCAGCGAACGGTTGAATGCTGAAAAAGAGAAGAAAAAGTTAGAAGAACGATTGCATCAGATCCAGCGTCTCGAGGGTATCGGAACCCTTGCCGGCGGTGTGGCCCACGACTTCAACAATTTGTTGATGGGTATTCAGGGCAATATATCGTTGATGATGCTCAAGGTCGATCCTTCAGGTTATAATTATAAAAAACTGAAAAGTATCGAGTCCTGTGTCATTTCCGGAACCAAACTCACCCAACAGCTGCTCGGGTTTGCACGTGGGGGCAAGTACATGGCCAAGGCGCTGGATTTTAATCAGATCATCATGGACACCGCCCGTATGTTCGGCCGCACGCGTAAAGAGCTCCAGATCGAGGAAAAGATAGAGAATGATTTGTGGACAGTCATAGCCGATAAAAACCAGATTGAGCAGGTCCTGCTCAACATCTACATTAACGCCTGGCAGGCGATGCAAGGCGGGGGTACGGTGTTGATCAATGCGAAAAACATGGTTCTGGAGGCCGCTTTTTCGCAGCCTCTGGATATTAAACCGGGGCGGTATTTATGTATTTCAATCTCCGATACCGGCACCGGTATTGATCCTGCAATTCAGGCACGCATATTCGAACCGTTTTTTACAACCAAAGGAATGGGCCGCGGCACCGGGCTGGGCCTGGCTTCCGCCTATGGTATTATCAAAAATCATGATGGCGCCATCGATTTTGTCAGCCAGCCGGGCAAAGGTACCACCTTTTACATTTATCTTCCAGCATCAGATGATGATGTAACACATGAATCCGCACAGACCACAACAATATCAAAAGGGTCTGAAACCGTGCTTCTCATCGATGATGAAGAGGTCATCCTCCAAGTCGGAGAACCCATGCTTGAATCCCTGGGGTACAATGTGATGACCGCCTCAGACGGTAAAATGGCCGTTGAGATCTTTCGCCAATTGTCCCATGAGATTGACCTGGTGATCCTGGATGTGATTATGCCTGGTATGGGTGGCGGTGAGGTTTTAGACATGTTGAAGGCCATCAGCCCGCAATCCCGGGTGCTGTTGTCCAGTGGATACAGCATCAGCGAGCAGGTCGAAGAGATTCTGTCACGCGGATGCATAGGCTTCATCCAGAAACCGTTCTCTCTGGAAGAACTCAGCACCAGACTGCGCTGCATATTCGACAGTTAA
- a CDS encoding GAF domain-containing sensor histidine kinase, protein MPGSLTDFDIGFRALLNPGIDPSLPQNLTAHGRMSMERYIQIYENGPMGYFTLSEKGVICESNITGANLLNTCIKALPGMQFVKFVMSDFKSVFLNHCKQVLEKGTRQTCDLKFLPTQKQCFFGRLESVAELGMVNRGRLIRTTLLDITQRRRAESALEISESQQQVVTELGQLSLTGIKFTSLLNEALAKVLDTLRLETGEVLEWLPDCGQFLIRAAQGWKKGMVGRKRIMGGTASQSGFTLISGGPVLVADLQTETRFKSPLPELSNRCVVSGVSVLIGKSDKAFGVLGVHSPKKRKFKKNDIIFLQSVAHILASAVKQETARTVLKNSEKRLQFLSSHLLTAQEEERKKIAYMLHDDLGQSLTLLKLQIRAIEMKIEKDGKGAKADCCLAMKNISKTIENVREISHSLTPSILKDLGLSAALHSLFEYFGRYFNVHRHLDMTDMDNQLTQQSKILVYRIFQEAFTNIVRHAKADQIRVCVDRYNNRYRFDIQDNGIGFDLNGLQGNSLKDSGMGLTTMNERVRMLGGQLRIENRMCGGTRLWFEIPDSPGEVEP, encoded by the coding sequence TTGCCAGGTTCGTTAACCGACTTTGACATCGGGTTCAGGGCCCTTTTGAATCCAGGGATAGACCCCTCTTTACCGCAAAATTTGACCGCCCATGGCCGGATGTCCATGGAACGGTATATCCAGATTTATGAAAATGGGCCAATGGGCTATTTTACCCTGTCGGAAAAAGGGGTGATCTGCGAGTCCAATATCACAGGTGCGAATTTGTTGAATACCTGCATCAAGGCGCTGCCGGGGATGCAATTTGTAAAATTTGTCATGTCGGATTTTAAATCTGTTTTTTTGAATCACTGCAAACAAGTCCTTGAAAAAGGAACACGCCAGACCTGTGATTTGAAGTTTTTACCCACTCAAAAACAATGTTTTTTCGGCCGGCTGGAAAGTGTAGCTGAGCTGGGAATGGTCAATAGGGGCAGGCTGATTCGAACCACTCTGTTGGATATTACCCAAAGACGGAGGGCGGAATCTGCCCTGGAAATCAGTGAATCCCAGCAGCAGGTTGTGACTGAATTGGGTCAACTGTCACTGACGGGTATAAAATTCACATCTTTGTTGAATGAGGCCCTGGCAAAAGTATTAGATACCTTGAGACTGGAGACAGGAGAGGTGCTTGAATGGCTTCCCGACTGTGGCCAATTTTTGATCCGGGCTGCCCAGGGTTGGAAAAAAGGTATGGTTGGCCGAAAACGGATCATGGGGGGGACGGCATCCCAGTCTGGTTTTACTCTGATTTCAGGAGGACCAGTGCTGGTAGCGGACCTGCAGACGGAAACCCGGTTTAAAAGCCCTTTACCCGAACTTAGTAATCGTTGTGTCGTCAGCGGGGTGAGTGTTTTGATTGGCAAATCCGATAAGGCCTTTGGTGTCTTGGGTGTGCATTCACCAAAGAAACGTAAGTTTAAGAAAAATGATATTATTTTTCTCCAGTCAGTGGCACATATACTTGCTTCTGCTGTAAAACAGGAAACAGCAAGAACAGTGCTGAAAAATTCTGAAAAAAGGCTGCAATTTTTATCCTCCCATCTTTTAACTGCCCAGGAAGAGGAGCGTAAAAAAATAGCCTATATGCTCCATGACGATCTTGGGCAATCCCTGACTCTTTTGAAACTGCAAATCAGAGCCATTGAAATGAAAATTGAAAAGGATGGTAAAGGTGCAAAGGCTGACTGTTGCCTTGCCATGAAAAATATTTCAAAAACCATTGAAAATGTCCGAGAGATTTCCCACAGCCTTACCCCGTCGATACTTAAGGACCTGGGGTTGTCGGCTGCACTGCACAGCCTGTTCGAATATTTTGGCCGATATTTCAATGTTCACCGTCACCTGGATATGACCGATATGGACAACCAGCTTACCCAACAGTCAAAAATTCTTGTTTACCGGATTTTTCAGGAAGCGTTTACCAATATTGTCCGGCATGCCAAGGCCGATCAGATACGGGTTTGTGTTGACAGGTACAACAACAGGTATCGGTTTGACATACAAGACAATGGAATCGGATTTGACCTCAATGGCCTGCAGGGTAACAGCCTTAAGGATTCTGGCATGGGGCTCACCACCATGAATGAACGGGTCAGGATGCTGGGCGGACAACTGCGAATTGAAAATCGCATGTGCGGCGGCACACGGCTTTGGTTTGAAATCCCGGATTCTCCCGGGGAGGTTGAACCATGA
- a CDS encoding epoxyqueuosine reductase — MISKEDIVIKSKEFGFEDVGFTTAEPFETHRKFLADRQEEYGWAEAVGLDLIKGTDPRAIMADAQTVIVLMEVYFRKAYPRHMEGHFGRCYLDDDRVTKDGLSQRIKAFRSFLRDNGIDSKVPFNLPHRVAAARAGMGTFGKNCLFYSNTVARQGSWVLPIAVVINHTFEPGKPTVEMGCPDWCKNACIAACPTRALKGNGTIDPRKCISYLTYFGQGLTPKELREPMGLYVYGCDRCQNVCPRNAAWLANDLLPNEKVEAKASAFELSALLHMDKPYFESKIWPHMFYMSSDDLWRWRMNVARAMGNTRDSMYTDDLIRAFRENKDDRVRAMSAWALGRIGCKKDKAALEDFLTDSSGQVHGEVQDALEQCN, encoded by the coding sequence ATGATTTCAAAAGAAGATATCGTAATAAAATCCAAGGAATTCGGGTTTGAGGATGTGGGGTTCACCACAGCCGAGCCCTTTGAGACCCACCGAAAATTTCTAGCCGATCGTCAGGAGGAATATGGCTGGGCCGAGGCCGTTGGCCTGGACTTGATAAAAGGAACAGACCCCAGGGCCATCATGGCAGATGCCCAGACCGTTATTGTGCTTATGGAAGTATATTTTCGCAAGGCCTATCCCCGGCATATGGAAGGGCATTTCGGGCGATGTTATCTGGACGATGACCGGGTGACCAAAGATGGCCTTAGCCAGCGGATCAAAGCATTCCGAAGCTTTTTACGCGACAACGGAATTGACTCCAAAGTGCCGTTTAACCTGCCCCACCGGGTGGCGGCAGCACGTGCAGGCATGGGCACGTTTGGGAAAAACTGCCTATTCTATTCCAATACCGTTGCCCGGCAGGGCTCCTGGGTCTTGCCCATAGCTGTGGTCATCAACCATACCTTTGAACCCGGAAAACCCACCGTTGAAATGGGATGCCCGGACTGGTGTAAAAATGCCTGTATTGCCGCCTGTCCCACCCGGGCATTAAAAGGCAACGGGACCATTGATCCCAGAAAGTGTATTTCTTATCTGACCTATTTTGGACAGGGCCTGACCCCGAAAGAACTCAGAGAACCCATGGGGCTATACGTTTACGGGTGTGACCGGTGTCAGAATGTCTGTCCGAGAAATGCGGCCTGGCTGGCCAACGATCTTTTGCCCAACGAAAAGGTTGAGGCAAAGGCATCGGCATTTGAGCTTTCTGCCCTGCTCCACATGGACAAGCCCTATTTTGAATCCAAAATATGGCCCCACATGTTTTACATGTCTTCCGATGACCTGTGGCGATGGCGCATGAACGTAGCCCGCGCCATGGGCAATACCCGTGATTCCATGTATACCGACGACCTGATCCGTGCATTCAGGGAAAATAAAGATGACCGGGTCCGGGCCATGTCCGCATGGGCCCTGGGTCGAATTGGGTGCAAAAAGGACAAAGCCGCCCTGGAAGATTTTTTAACCGACAGTTCAGGCCAGGTCCATGGTGAAGTTCAAGATGCCCTGGAGCAATGCAATTAA
- a CDS encoding 4Fe-4S dicluster domain-containing protein — protein sequence MMKKDHDISQDMLEQKTSRRSFLKKMGTAAAGVAVVAATGKMTVPAQAAEEPAAKPVMKYLFAERMNCTGCRACEYACSLHHEGVVRPSVSRIHVLRYKGVVDVPVICWHCDDAPCIKACPTTPKAIEKDPKTNGIKLNEKLCIGAKCNKCIEACPSNFIRRSPDNGMPLMCDLCDGDPECVKACKAQAGNPLGPCLMTGKVGFGVNLAYRNVTPEDAGADLLQSMFYPNEDGERRE from the coding sequence ATGATGAAAAAAGATCATGATATCAGTCAAGATATGTTGGAGCAGAAAACGTCTCGCCGCAGTTTTTTAAAAAAAATGGGTACGGCAGCTGCTGGGGTGGCTGTGGTGGCTGCCACCGGGAAAATGACGGTGCCTGCACAGGCAGCTGAAGAGCCTGCGGCCAAACCTGTGATGAAATATCTGTTTGCAGAACGGATGAACTGCACCGGGTGCAGGGCGTGTGAATATGCCTGCAGCCTTCACCATGAAGGCGTGGTCCGACCGTCTGTTTCCCGTATTCATGTGCTCCGGTACAAGGGGGTCGTGGATGTTCCGGTGATTTGCTGGCATTGTGATGATGCCCCCTGCATCAAAGCCTGTCCCACCACACCCAAAGCCATTGAGAAAGATCCGAAAACTAATGGAATCAAGCTCAACGAAAAGCTCTGTATTGGTGCCAAGTGCAACAAATGCATTGAAGCCTGCCCGAGTAATTTTATTCGGCGAAGTCCGGATAACGGTATGCCGCTCATGTGCGATCTGTGCGACGGAGATCCTGAATGTGTAAAGGCCTGCAAAGCACAGGCCGGCAATCCACTGGGACCCTGCCTGATGACGGGAAAGGTTGGATTCGGCGTAAACCTGGCATATCGAAATGTCACCCCGGAGGATGCCGGGGCTGATTTGCTCCAGAGTATGTTTTACCCCAATGAAGACGGAGAAAGGAGGGAATAA
- a CDS encoding response regulator translates to MKACRVVIADDHAMLRRGICQVIETQEGVSVVGEVGDGIELLNLLSTQPADLVILDISMPKMSGIEAAKKIRATYPGIKILFLSMHKRNEYLYHAFSAGANGYLLKEDTDTEILTAMDTILEGKAFLSSIFTKDMPDILTDMVKNGSSFPGGTLSPREEEVLTLLAEGKSNKKIADILCISTRTVEHHRASIMKRLDLRTLADLIKYAIRHGYTSDE, encoded by the coding sequence ATGAAAGCCTGCCGGGTGGTGATCGCTGATGATCATGCCATGCTTCGCAGGGGAATTTGCCAGGTCATTGAAACCCAAGAAGGCGTTTCTGTGGTGGGGGAGGTCGGTGACGGAATTGAGTTGCTGAATCTTTTGAGTACCCAGCCGGCGGATCTTGTGATTCTGGATATTTCCATGCCGAAAATGAGTGGAATTGAGGCCGCAAAGAAGATACGGGCGACCTATCCAGGTATCAAGATTTTATTTCTTTCCATGCACAAAAGAAACGAATATCTCTACCATGCCTTTTCCGCCGGAGCCAACGGGTATCTGCTCAAGGAAGATACCGACACTGAAATTTTGACGGCCATGGATACCATTCTGGAGGGCAAGGCATTTCTTTCTTCCATTTTTACAAAGGATATGCCTGATATCCTGACCGATATGGTCAAAAATGGTTCCAGCTTTCCAGGTGGAACACTTTCTCCCCGGGAAGAGGAGGTGCTCACACTTCTGGCCGAAGGTAAATCCAATAAGAAAATTGCCGACATTCTGTGTATCAGTACCCGAACAGTTGAGCATCACAGGGCAAGCATCATGAAACGGCTTGATTTGCGAACTCTTGCAGATCTGATCAAATATGCCATTCGCCATGGATATACCTCAGACGAATAA